The window CCCTTCGCGCCCAGCGCCTTCGCGCGTCCCTCGAGATCCGAGAGCTCCTTGCGCGAGAGCGCCGCGCCGCCGGGCAGGCGCAGCCCCTTGATCGTGCCGCCGCCGGCAACCAGCGCCGCGAAGGGATTCTCGCCGCCGGCGAAAACCTCCTCAAGCGGCACCATCTCCAGCGGGATACGCATATCGGGCTTGTCGATGCCGTACTTGTTCATCGCTTCGTCCCAGGTCATGCGCAGGAAGGGCGTCTTTACCTCCACGCCCTTGATCTCCTTGAAAAGCCCCGCGAGATAATTCTCGACGAGCGTCATAATGTCCTCTTCGGTGATAAAGCTCATCTCAAGGTCTATCTGCGTGAACTCCGGCTGCCGGTCGGCGCGCAGATCCTCATCGCGGAAACACTTGACGATCTGCATATAGCGGTCACAGCCGCTGACCATCAGCAGCTGCTTGAAAAGCTGCGGCGACTGCGGCAGCGCGTAGAACTTGCCGGGGTTGACGCGGCTCGGCACAAGATAATCGCGCGCGCCCTCCGGCGTAGACTTCGTAAGCATCGGCGTCTCAACCTCGATAAAACCGTTATCGCCGAAATAATTGCGCGTGTAGCGCGTCACCTCGTGGCGCGTCCTGAGATTCGCCTGCATCGACTCGCGGCGCAGATCAAGATAGCGGTACTTCATGCGCAGATCTTCGTTGACGCTGTCTGCGTTATCCAGCTCGAAGGGTATCAGCTTCGCCGGCGCGAGCACGATAAAGTCGTCGACCAACAGCTCGACGGCTCCCGTAGCAAGCTCGGGATTCTCCGTACCCTCGGGACGGCGGCGCAGCCTGCCCTTCACGGCAAGCACATACTCGCTGCGCAGCGCGCCCGCGCGTTCGTGCGCCTCGGCGTTCAGCTCGGGGTTAAAAACAACCTGCGTCACACCCGTCTTGTCCCACAGCTCGATAAAAATTATCCCACCAAGGTCGCGGCGGCACCTGAGCCAGCCGTTAAGTACAGTCTCTTTTCCTGCGTCCTCAAGGCGCGGAGCCCCGCAATACATGGTTCTTTGCCAGGAGGCGTCATAATGTCGGTCCATCGGTCATCCCTCTTTATCTGAAAATATTCTCTATGATTATTTAAGCTTATTGACGATCTGCTCCACCGTCAGCTCTTCCTGCACGCCCTCTTTAAGATCCTTCAGAGTGACGACGCCCCTCTCCACCTCGCTCATGCCGAGGATACAGGCATACTCCGCGGAGGCGCCAGCCGTCTTCATCTGACCCTTCATCGCCCTGCCCATATAATCCATATCGGCGGAGATGCGGTTCATGCGCAGCGTACGCATCAGGCTCATCGCATCAAGACGCGCGTCGGGCTCGGCGGCCACCACATAGACCTTATTCTCCGGCTTCCTGCCGAAAGAGCAGCCCTGCGCCTCCATCGTGAGAATGACGCGCTCGATGCCGGAGGCGAAGCCGACGCCCGGCACATGCGGACCGCCGATCGCCTCGGCGAGATTGTCATAACGCCCGCCGCCGCAGACCGCGTTCTGCGAGCCGAGATCGCCGGAAAGAATCTCATAGGCCGTCTTCGTATAATAATCCAGGCCGCGCACAAGTCGCTTGTCATGCTTGACCACCGCGCCGATCTTATCCAGGCCGCGCTGCAGCTGCTCAAAGTGCTCTTTGCACTCGTCGCAGAGGTGATCCATAACCGAGGGCGCACCCTCCGTGATCTCCTTGCATATCGGGCTCTTACAGTCCAGAATGCGCAGCGGATTACGGTCAAAGCGGCTCTTGCAGGAATCGCAGAGCTCGTCAAAGCGCGGCCGCAGATACTCCTGCAACGCCTTGCGGTAAACGGGACGGCACTTGGGACAGCCGACCGAATTAAGCACCACCTGCAAATTCGAGAGACCGAGACGGCGGTAAAGCTCCATCGAAAAATCGATCACCTCGAGATCCACAAAGGCGTCCTGCGCGCCGAGCGCCTCGATGTCGAGCTGCACAAACTGGCGGTAACGCCCCTTCTGCGGACGCTCATAACGGAACATCGGGCCAATGCTCCAGAGCTTCGCGGGCTGCGTGCCCTTATTCATTTCATTTTCCAGATAAGAGCGCACCATCGAAGCGGTCAGCTCCGGGCGCAGGGTAATGCTGCGGCCGCCCTTGTCCGTGAAGGTGTACATCTCCTTCTCGACGACGTCAGTCGTCTCGCCGACTCCGCGGCAGAAAAGCTCCGTATGCTCGAAGATGGGAAGATGTACCTCTCTATATCCATAATCATCCGCAACATTGCGGCACATCTGCGTTACATAGGCCCACTTCCAAGACTCGTCGCCAAGTATGTCCCTTGTTCCACGCGGCGCCTTGACTGCTTCCATCCCAACCGCCTCCCGGTAAGTTTTTGATTGACCAGCGGGGCTCATCCTCGCGGCCATAAAAGCCGCCGGGCCGCCCCTCGGAAAAAATAATTCCCGTTATTCAAATGAATATAATACTTCATAAGTACATAGCAAGACAAGACAAAAGAGAAAAAATTTTTACCCTTTATCGGCTCTCTTATGCAGGCAGTGCTTCACCCTCTCCGAAGCGGAGTTGATCGTAGCAAAGTGCGCCGCGCACGCTATGCACAACGCCGAGATACCCCCGCCCTATAAACGTCGATTTCCTATGGACGGGGAAAAGAGATAAATAACGATTTAGCTTTTGATAGGGTAAAAAATAAATAGCGGTTTAACCTTTCTTTTGACTTTGCCCTTACAGCCTCCCTCTCCGAGGCGGCCAGAGAGCCGAAATCTTTGATTTCGTGCGATTCGGCTGGTAGTTACATCAGAGGTGTCGGCCGCCTGCTTTTGGCGGCTGACGGAAGAAGTGTTGCTCTGTTTGGCGCGGTTCCCGTGCCAAACAGAGCCCACGGCAAAAGCCGCGGGAGAACCTAAGGTCAACTCTCCCTCAGTCTCGGCGAAAAACATCGCCGAGCCAGCTCCCTCACAGAGGGCGCCAAAATCTTTGGTAAACCGCTATTTATCTTTTACTCCCCCGAAGCTAAACCGCTATTGATCGTTTCCCCCATCGGGGCTAAACCGCTTTTTTCCATCCCAAGGAAATCTCCCGGATACGGGAGACGCCGTAAACTCTGCGTATTTTACTGATATCACAGATGGAATATCTTTATTTTAAACAGGAATATGCTTTTTTTATTAAAATATGATAATCTATTAGTGGTAAAGGAGGCGGTCTCATGGAATATATTTGCGGTTTACACAAAAGATATAGCTGCGCCATGATGGTGACGGCCTTTTATATCATTGTGCAGGCCTTTTTATTACTCGCCTGCGAAGGTCCGTCGGCCTCCTGTCTCCAGGACCGTGGCAGCATCTACGTCATGGAGGCGATGAAAAGCATCTCTTCCACAACGCTCTCGCAGCGCACGACGGAGACGCGCCTCTCATCTTTATCGGTAATGACCGCCCCGGCGCCCAGGGCCATCTCCGAAGCCTTTTCGGACGGGTTGAATCTTGCCGCGGAACGTACAAGAAGCTGGGCTCTCTGGGATATTTTTATCGGCAGCGAACAGGAATCACACCCTTCCTCCGACATGGTCGCGAGGAAATAATCCCCCTTTTTCTCTGAATACCGCAGACTTTTTTAAACCGCGCCCTTAAGAGGCGCGGCGGACAGTGTCGTCAAAACGTAGCGGCCGCCGGAGGGTGGTCCGCTGACGCGGCGTCTTTATCCATAATGATCAGGGGGGAGCAGCGATGGAACTTCTTCACGCGGGGCTCGACATAGGTTCGACTACGGCGAAGGCAGTCGTCCTCGATGAATATGACAAAATTATATTTTACCGGTACAGCCGGCATTTTGCCGATATCCGCACAGCTGTGGAGCGGCTTGTCGGCGACATAAAGGATAGTTTTTCCGGCGCGAAGCTCACGCTCGCGATGGCGGGCTCCGGCGCGCTGGAGATCGCGCGGGGCATGAACGTGCCCTTCACACAGGAACAGATTGCCTGCACGGCAAGCATCACGCGCTTTCTGTCGGGTGTCGACGTGTGTATAGAGCTGGGCGGCGAGGACTCGAAGATAACTTTTTTCGACGAGTCAGGAGCCGAACAGCGCATGAACGAGACCTGCGCCGGCGGCACGGGGGCCTTTCTCGACCAGATGGCCTCCCTCTTCGGCACGGACGCCGCGGGGCTCAATGAGCTCGCCAAGGGGCATAAGACGATCTACCCCGTCGCCTCGCGCTGCGGCGTATTCGCCAAGACGGACGTGCAGGCGCTGCTGAACGACGGCGCTTCGCGCGAGGATGTCGCGGCCTCGATCTTCCAGGCTATCGTCAATCAGACGATCAGCGGCCTCGCCTGCGGCAGGAA is drawn from Cloacibacillus porcorum and contains these coding sequences:
- the aspS gene encoding aspartate--tRNA ligase — translated: MDRHYDASWQRTMYCGAPRLEDAGKETVLNGWLRCRRDLGGIIFIELWDKTGVTQVVFNPELNAEAHERAGALRSEYVLAVKGRLRRRPEGTENPELATGAVELLVDDFIVLAPAKLIPFELDNADSVNEDLRMKYRYLDLRRESMQANLRTRHEVTRYTRNYFGDNGFIEVETPMLTKSTPEGARDYLVPSRVNPGKFYALPQSPQLFKQLLMVSGCDRYMQIVKCFRDEDLRADRQPEFTQIDLEMSFITEEDIMTLVENYLAGLFKEIKGVEVKTPFLRMTWDEAMNKYGIDKPDMRIPLEMVPLEEVFAGGENPFAALVAGGGTIKGLRLPGGAALSRKELSDLEGRAKALGAKGMANFQVKEGELKGPLVKFLDEGRIAKLKELSGIENGDALFIMADESWRRACEILGQIRLELGRERGLVEEGFRFLWVTEFPLFEWDDETGRYTAVHHPFTAPMNEDMEYLLSEPGRVRSRAYDVVLNGTELGGGSIRIHNPEMQQKAFQALNFTPEAARERFGFLLDGLSYGTPPHGGLAIGLDRLVMLMTGSKSIRDVMAFPKNQKAQCPMTEAPSEVEAKQLDELSIKTIEPLV
- the hisS gene encoding histidine--tRNA ligase, giving the protein MEAVKAPRGTRDILGDESWKWAYVTQMCRNVADDYGYREVHLPIFEHTELFCRGVGETTDVVEKEMYTFTDKGGRSITLRPELTASMVRSYLENEMNKGTQPAKLWSIGPMFRYERPQKGRYRQFVQLDIEALGAQDAFVDLEVIDFSMELYRRLGLSNLQVVLNSVGCPKCRPVYRKALQEYLRPRFDELCDSCKSRFDRNPLRILDCKSPICKEITEGAPSVMDHLCDECKEHFEQLQRGLDKIGAVVKHDKRLVRGLDYYTKTAYEILSGDLGSQNAVCGGGRYDNLAEAIGGPHVPGVGFASGIERVILTMEAQGCSFGRKPENKVYVVAAEPDARLDAMSLMRTLRMNRISADMDYMGRAMKGQMKTAGASAEYACILGMSEVERGVVTLKDLKEGVQEELTVEQIVNKLK